One Bacteriovorax sp. PP10 DNA window includes the following coding sequences:
- a CDS encoding ABC transporter substrate-binding protein, which yields MNGPKFLSIVIIIALSFLSACSKHQDSKEKVLTVIAASDIKGFDPIMSSDVGSAAQIAKIYEGLLSYHWLKIPYELIPNLAEEMPVISADGMTYTFKIKKGVHFQDDIAFPNGKGREMEAADFVYSIKRLADTKNQATGWWILDGKIKGLNEWRNKYQTQPSANYDEEVAGIKAIDKYTLQFQLSKPFPQFLYSLAMPYTFVVPKEAVTKYGPEFINHPVGTGPYVLPVFDQGKRVVFTKNPTFREKFYPSEASPEYKHFLGDAGKKLPLIDKIIVNVMVESQPAWLKFNKGEIDYLNIPKDNFSSTIVGNKLSQEMLDKGMSLTIMPSLDVYYIGFNFDYKIFQNVNLRRAMSLAYDVKTANRLFYNDTGFPAQSVAPPGLAGNVPSFKNEWKGPNIELAKKTLALAGYPEGKGLPEITLDTMSSTTARQKAEFFQAQMEKIGIKIKVVMNLNPELQAKIKKRAVQMIDYGWIGDYPDTENFLQIFYGPNSAPGANSANYNNPQFNKDFEVAVKMQHSPKRTELYEKLNQYLANEAVAIFTVHTQSYMLQQKWVKNYHDSDFIFDYHQYMNIDQSQKMDYLKKF from the coding sequence ATGAATGGCCCAAAGTTTCTTTCGATCGTAATTATCATCGCATTAAGTTTCTTATCTGCTTGCAGTAAACATCAAGATTCAAAAGAAAAAGTTCTGACTGTTATCGCCGCCAGTGACATAAAAGGTTTTGATCCTATCATGTCGAGCGATGTAGGTTCAGCTGCACAAATCGCAAAAATTTATGAAGGGCTCCTTAGCTATCACTGGCTAAAGATTCCTTACGAACTTATTCCCAATCTTGCAGAAGAAATGCCCGTTATATCTGCAGACGGTATGACCTATACATTTAAAATAAAAAAAGGCGTGCACTTCCAAGACGACATTGCTTTTCCTAATGGTAAGGGAAGAGAGATGGAGGCCGCTGATTTCGTTTATTCAATTAAGCGACTTGCTGACACTAAAAACCAAGCAACAGGTTGGTGGATTCTTGATGGGAAAATCAAAGGACTCAATGAATGGAGAAATAAGTATCAGACGCAACCTTCTGCAAACTACGACGAAGAAGTTGCCGGCATAAAAGCGATTGATAAATATACACTTCAGTTTCAACTTTCTAAGCCCTTCCCACAATTTTTGTATTCACTGGCCATGCCTTACACTTTCGTTGTTCCAAAAGAAGCTGTAACAAAATACGGACCTGAATTTATCAACCACCCAGTTGGTACAGGCCCATATGTTTTACCTGTCTTTGATCAAGGTAAGAGAGTTGTCTTTACTAAAAATCCAACTTTCAGAGAAAAATTTTATCCAAGTGAAGCTTCTCCAGAGTACAAACATTTCCTAGGTGATGCTGGTAAAAAGCTTCCTCTAATAGATAAGATTATCGTCAATGTCATGGTTGAGTCGCAGCCAGCATGGTTGAAGTTCAATAAAGGTGAGATTGATTATTTGAATATTCCCAAAGATAACTTTAGTTCGACAATCGTTGGTAATAAGTTGTCTCAGGAAATGCTTGATAAAGGGATGAGCCTTACTATTATGCCAAGCCTAGATGTATATTATATCGGCTTTAACTTTGATTATAAGATTTTTCAGAACGTAAATCTTCGTCGAGCAATGAGCTTAGCTTATGATGTAAAGACTGCTAATAGACTATTCTATAACGATACAGGATTTCCTGCACAGTCAGTTGCTCCTCCGGGACTTGCTGGAAACGTTCCAAGTTTTAAGAATGAGTGGAAAGGTCCTAATATAGAGCTAGCTAAAAAGACTCTAGCTCTTGCTGGTTATCCAGAAGGAAAAGGACTTCCTGAAATTACTTTGGATACGATGAGTTCAACTACTGCTCGCCAAAAAGCGGAATTCTTCCAAGCGCAAATGGAAAAAATTGGCATCAAGATTAAAGTCGTGATGAATCTTAATCCTGAACTGCAAGCGAAAATCAAAAAGAGAGCTGTGCAGATGATCGATTACGGTTGGATTGGAGATTATCCTGATACAGAGAATTTCCTTCAAATCTTTTATGGGCCCAATTCAGCTCCTGGTGCCAATAGTGCGAATTACAACAATCCACAATTTAATAAGGATTTTGAAGTAGCAGTTAAGATGCAGCATTCTCCTAAAAGAACGGAATTGTATGAGAAGTTAAATCAGTATCTGGCCAATGAAGCTGTTGCTATTTTTACAGTTCATACACAGAGCTATATGCTACAGCAGAAATGGGTGAAGAATTATCATGATAGTGATTTTATCTTTGATTACCATCAGTATATGAATATTGATCAGTCCCAGAAGATGGATTATTTGAAGAAGTTTTAA
- a CDS encoding J domain-containing protein, producing the protein MNIPSTTGNRRKLEFDKKLKQIESDELKLKTLEQELIVLQVRVATEATPIVDEFCELRFENLNRLKQHRTDSYFKKKEKRQIIHLMVELAYGLQSMGDERAEAFLDELLPEQESEAEENVDEPESYTYKPSSPTPAQTDGKLEIKSLFRQLAKAFHPDKEPLEHLKEEKTSLMKKITAAYENQDLYGLLKLEKEHMGPREFSEDKIELYIKHINDRLKELKSFEAQLKKHGPLSTIYKFIYSRQVTTQEYNIKNELSKIEEEVRKEKVLQQIIWDSGSLRNYFKS; encoded by the coding sequence ATGAACATTCCAAGCACAACAGGAAATCGACGAAAATTAGAGTTTGATAAAAAATTAAAGCAAATTGAAAGTGATGAGCTGAAGTTAAAGACGCTTGAGCAAGAACTTATAGTTCTTCAAGTGAGAGTGGCCACAGAGGCCACACCGATAGTAGATGAGTTTTGCGAATTAAGATTTGAAAATCTTAACAGACTAAAACAACATCGCACTGATTCTTATTTTAAGAAAAAAGAGAAACGTCAGATTATTCATCTAATGGTTGAGCTTGCTTATGGATTACAAAGCATGGGGGACGAGCGAGCAGAAGCTTTTCTTGATGAGCTTCTTCCAGAACAGGAGTCAGAGGCTGAAGAGAATGTTGATGAACCTGAGTCTTATACATATAAACCATCATCTCCTACACCGGCACAAACCGATGGTAAGCTTGAAATCAAATCTCTCTTTAGACAATTAGCTAAGGCCTTTCATCCGGATAAAGAGCCGTTAGAGCATCTTAAAGAAGAGAAGACGTCTCTCATGAAGAAGATTACGGCAGCCTATGAAAATCAAGATCTCTATGGACTTTTAAAACTTGAAAAAGAACATATGGGACCGAGAGAGTTTTCGGAAGACAAGATCGAGCTTTATATAAAGCATATTAATGATCGTTTGAAAGAGCTTAAGTCTTTTGAAGCCCAGTTGAAAAAGCATGGGCCACTGTCGACGATTTACAAATTTATCTACTCAAGACAAGTTACGACTCAAGAATATAATATTAAAAATGAGCTTTCGAAGATCGAAGAAGAAGTTCGTAAAGAGAAAGTGCTTCAGCAGATTATTTGGGATAGTGGATCGCTGAGGAATTATTTTAAATCTTAG
- a CDS encoding hypervirulence associated TUDOR domain-containing protein produces MKNITPFEIGDKVTWNWAGGTIKGQVEEVHFAPIEKIIKGSKIKRNGSVEKPAYQVKSEAGNIALKLHTELTKI; encoded by the coding sequence ATGAAAAACATAACACCATTTGAAATTGGCGATAAAGTGACTTGGAACTGGGCCGGCGGAACGATTAAAGGCCAAGTCGAAGAAGTTCACTTCGCTCCGATTGAAAAAATTATTAAGGGGTCAAAAATTAAACGTAATGGTTCAGTTGAAAAACCTGCTTATCAGGTAAAATCGGAAGCTGGAAATATTGCTTTAAAACTTCATACCGAATTAACTAAGATTTAA
- a CDS encoding phage tail protein, with the protein MNKLFLLALLSLATTTAFATPGCGLGEVRAFSKSVNPDDEIWTKADGRNLPIVDNQTLFSLIGGVYGGDQQTNFNLPKVDDLELNGKKYPYYVCTQGEYPAGRVGAVSYIIQYPNVSSYDIVEDFGFVNMNASVMLPYSQHAAYAALMPYEFFDQDKNILVPQAVLSEVVKNGPAKLRNYMSVDGDFVIDDLYDCEQGGIYFTLTTRAVEAGSNYKEIFSDKVVGEVLKDGVKLDAKVRIMQCGR; encoded by the coding sequence ATGAACAAATTATTTTTATTAGCTTTATTATCACTAGCAACTACTACAGCATTCGCTACACCTGGATGCGGACTTGGTGAAGTTCGCGCTTTTTCTAAAAGCGTAAACCCTGATGATGAAATCTGGACTAAGGCCGATGGAAGAAATTTACCTATCGTAGACAATCAAACTCTCTTCTCTTTAATCGGTGGTGTGTATGGTGGAGATCAACAGACTAATTTCAATCTTCCTAAAGTCGATGATCTTGAATTGAATGGAAAAAAATATCCTTACTATGTTTGCACACAAGGTGAGTACCCAGCTGGAAGAGTAGGAGCGGTTTCTTATATCATTCAATACCCAAATGTTTCTAGCTATGACATTGTTGAAGATTTTGGATTTGTGAATATGAATGCATCGGTTATGCTGCCATACTCTCAGCACGCGGCATATGCGGCCCTTATGCCTTATGAATTTTTCGATCAAGATAAAAATATTTTAGTTCCACAGGCCGTTCTTTCTGAAGTTGTAAAAAATGGTCCGGCTAAATTAAGAAACTATATGAGTGTTGATGGTGATTTTGTGATTGATGATTTGTATGATTGTGAGCAAGGTGGAATTTATTTTACTTTGACTACAAGAGCAGTGGAAGCTGGATCGAACTATAAAGAAATTTTTAGTGATAAAGTAGTGGGTGAAGTTTTGAAGGATGGTGTGAAATTGGATGCAAAGGTTAGAATCATGCAATGTGGAAGATAA